One segment of Anopheles stephensi strain Indian chromosome 3, UCI_ANSTEP_V1.0, whole genome shotgun sequence DNA contains the following:
- the LOC118509875 gene encoding acetyl-CoA carboxylase isoform X1, with amino-acid sequence MIYLVVAGVILFAYLFLYDWWTSYDFGVPSAKTTTIVRHGAVRTSTEVLAATAGAKERACDNTADGCDTEPPIGVTTLTNGNSTAEDQQATVGEAVDQLTSQLKQVSFSNANFLYDRPQPRRPQSKQKRLNRPQDKPCFVNGQQEQRPANAPVDTNDNHIKMDAAGEPAGPVVPTSDENSSLGQERASFIVGEEDSQLDDELEANDAFPQTMENGSGLRSSSSYEMNLTEKRRRLRPSMSHGTGLGLQRGQERDFVLSTTEEFVNKFNGTRVINKVLIANNGIAAVKCMRSIRRWSYEMFKNERAVRFVVMVTPEDLKANAEYIKMADHYVPVPGGSNNNNYANVELIVDIALRTQVQAVWAGWGHASENPKLPELLHKKGLVFLGPPERAMWALGDKVASSIVAQTAEIPTLPWSGSELKAQYSGKKIKISSELFARGCVTTSEQGLVAAAKINFPVMIKASEGGGGKGIRRVDTPEEFPALFRQVQAEVPGSPIFVMKLARGARHLEVQLLADQYGNAISLFGRDCSIQRRHQKIIEEAPAVIADPAVFEEMEKAAVRLAKMVGYVSAGTVEYLYDSEGKYFFLELNPRLQVEHPCTEMVADVNLPACQLQIGMGIPLYRIKDIRLLYGENPWGSTVIDFDNPTQKPRPWGHVIAARITSENPDEGFKPSSGTVQELNFRSSKNVWGYFSVAASGGLHEFADSQFGHCFSWGENRQQARENLVIALKELSIRGDFRTTVEYLITLLETNSFLDNTIDTAWLDALIAERVQSDKPDIILGVVCGALHIADRKVTDAFASFKGSMEKGQIQAANTLTNVVDVELIAEGVRYKVQAAKSGPNTYFLVMNGSFKEVEVHRLSDGGMLLSLEGSSYTTYMKEEVDRYRIVIGNQTCVFEKENDPSLLRSPSAGKVISLLVEDGAHVSKGQAFAEIEVMKMVMTLKANEAGTVTFLRRPGAVLDAGTLIGHLELDDPSLVTKAQPYKNPWPISENVQIPEKLNRIHSSYKTILENTLAGYCLPDPYNAPRLREIIEKFMLSLRDPSLPLLELQEVIASISGRIPLSVEKKIRKMMQLYERNITSVLAQFPSQMIASVIDSHAATLQKRADRDVFFLTTQGIVQLVQRYRNGIRGRMKAAVHELLKQYYAVESQFQHGHYDKCVAAIREKHKDDMDVVVGTIFSHSQVAKKNLLVTLLIDHLWANEPGLTDELAATLSELTSLNRAEHSRVALRARQVLIAAHQPAYELRHNQMESIFLSAVDMYGHDFHPENLQRLIQSETSIFDILHDFFYHSNRAVCNAALEVYVRRAYTSYELTCLQHLELSGEVPLVHFQFLLPTAHPNRYNSEGNDPDAIPDSFMRTGCMAAFDSFEHFNQYSDEILDLLEDYASPVFVNPKVLEAVEGADSDRRMSTSINVSISDQVNRVVENENAAPRPSEAIHILSIAVRDMGDMDDHQMELVFGSFCNQHREELLSRRVRRITFAALKKRQFPKFFTYRARDQFEEDRIYRHLEPACAFQLELNRMKTYDLEALPTANQKMHLYLGRAKVPKGQEVTDFRFFIRSIIRHSDLITKEASFEYLQNEGERVLLEAMDELEVAFSHPQAKRTDCNHIFLNFVPTVIMDPAKIEESVTKMVMRYGPRLWKLRVLQAELKMVIRQTPQSPTTSVRLCIANDSGYFLDIAMYTEVTDPETHVIKFQAYGNRQGPLHGLPISSPYMTKDFLQQKRFQAQSNGTTYVYDIPDMFRQMTERLWKEFSKARPTEDIRIPEKILLECNELVLNGDTLEEIQRLPGENNVGMVAWRIVLATPEFATGREIIVIANDLTYLIGSFGPQEDLLFCKASELSRQRKCPRIYISVNSGARIGLAEEVKSLFKVAWEDPEEPEKGFKYLYLTTEDYSKIANSNSVRAILIEDEGEPRYKITDIIGKTDGLGVENLRYAGMIAGETSRAYEDVVTISMVTCRTIGIGSYLVRLGQRVIQIENSHIILTGFAALNKLLGRKVYASNNQLGGIQIMHNNGVTHKTEALDLDGVYRILHWLSYIPNARGGTLPIVSPSDPIDRMIDFTPTKAPYDPRWMLAGRYNPSNPSDWETGFFDRGTFEEIMEPWAQTVVAGRAKLGGIPVGVIAVETRTVEVTIPADPANLDSEAKTFQQAGQVWFPDSSFKTAQAIKDFGREELPLIILANWRGFSGGQKDMYEQIVKFGAYIVDGLREYKQPVIVYLPPNAELRGGAWAVLDPTINPRYMETYADPESRAGVLEPEGIVEVKYKEKDIVKTIQRLDATVVDLKNQLTAAGENKELVTELENKIKARTNALLQNYHPVAVHFADLHDTPERMLEKGCISEIVPWRNSRNWIYWRLRRLLLEEHFIKQIFEAQDDLSVGQAKSMLRRWFVEDKGATEGYLWETNESAVEWLENQKRSDSTVSRNIYSVKRSAIISRIRQSLNDFPEATLDAVVGLCEKLSPAQRGEVVKTLAQLTDSNEHTSLG; translated from the exons ATGATCTACCTCGTGGTAGCCGGGGTCATACTGTTTGCGTACCTTTTCCTGTACGACTGGTGGACCAGTTACGATTTTGGCGTACCGTCCGCCAAGACGACCACCATTGTACGGCACGGTGCGGTGCGAACCTCGACCGAAGTACTCGCTGCCACTGCTGGTGCAAAAGAAAGGGCCT GTGATAATACTGCGGACGGCTGCGACACGGAACCACCCATCGGAGTCACAACGCTGACGAACGGAAATTCTACCGCCGAAGATCAGCAGGCAACAGTTGGCGAGGCAGTCGATCAACTCACCAGCCAGCTCAAGCAGGTGTCCTTTTCTAATGCTAACTTCCTGTACGATCGGCCCCAACCCCGACGCCCGCAGTCAAAGCAGAAACGCTTGAATCGTCCACAAGACAAACCGTGCTTCGTAAACGGTCAGCAGGAACAGCGCCCAGCGAACGCGCCCGTCGACACGAACGATAACCATATCAAGATGGATGCTGCTGGTGAACCGGCGGGACCGGTGGTCCCAACGAGCGATGAAAACAGTTCGCTGGGCCAGGAGCGGGCCAGCTTCATCGTAGGCGAGGAGGATAGCCAGCTGGACGACGAGCTCGAGGCAAACGATGCATTCCCGCAGACGATGGAGAACGGTAGTGGGCTGCGTAGCAGTTCCTCGTACGAGATGAACCTGACCGAAAAACGGCGCCGTTTAAG GCCCAGTATGTCCCACGGCACGGGACTGGGACTGCAGCGTGGCCAGGAACGTGACTTTGTACTATCGACGACGGAGGAGTTTGTGAACAAATTCAACGGTACGCGGGTGATTAACAAG GTGCTCATCGCAAACAATGGTATCGCGGCGGTGAAGTGTATGCGATCGATCCGTCGCTGGTCGTACGAGATGTTTAAGAACGAGCGCGCGGTACGCTTCGTCGTGATGGTAACGCCGGAAGATCTGAAGGCAAACGCCGAGTACATAAAGATGGCCGACCATTACGTGCCGGTGCCGGGCGGctcgaacaacaacaactacgcCAACGTCGAGCTGATTGTGGACATTGCGCTCCGGACGCAGGTGCAGGCGGTTTGGGCTGGTTGGGGTCACGCGTCGGAGAATCCCAAACTGCCGGAGCTGCTGCACAAGAAGGGGCTGGTGTTTCTTGGTCCACCGGAGCGGGCGATGTGGGCGCTTGGGGATAAGGTTGCATCCTCGATCGTGGCGCAAACGGCCGAAATTCCCACCCTGCCGTGGTCCGGCTCGGAGCTGAAAGCTCAGTACAGTGGCAAGAAGATCAAGATTTCCAGCGAACTGTTTGCGCGTGGTTGCGTGACCACCTCCGAGCAGGGTTTGGTGGCGGCGGCAAAGATCAATTTTCCGGTCATGATCAAAGCGTCCGAAGGTGGTGGCGGCAAGGGCATCCGGCGGGTGGATACACCGGAAGAGTTTCCGGCACTGTTCCGGCAGGTACAGGCCGAGGTGCCCGGGTCACCGATTTTCGTGATGAAGCTGGCACGTGGTGCACGCCATCTGGAGGTGCAGCTGCTGGCCGATCAGTACGGCAATGCGATCAGTTTGTTTGGGCGCGATTGCTCGATCCAGCGACGCCATCAGAAGATTATCGAAGAGGCGCCGGCCGTTATTGCCGATCCGGCTGTGTTCGAGGAAATGGAAAAGGCGGCGGTACGGTTGGCGAAAATGGTCGGTTACGTGAGCGCCGGTACGGTGGAGTATCTGTACGACTCGGAAGGCAAATATTTCTTCCTCGAGCTGAACCCTCGCTTGCAGGTGGAGCATCCGTGTACGGAGATGGTGGCGGACGTGAATCTGCCCGCCTGTCAGCTTCAGATCGGAATGGGCATTCCGCTGTACCGCATCAAGGACATCCGGCTGCTGTACGGCGAAAATCCGTGGGGCAGCACGGTGATAGACTTTGACAATCCGACGCAAAAACCACGCCCCTGGGGCCATGTGATCGCAGCCCGCATCACGTCGGAAAATCCGGACGAAGGCTTCAAGCCAAGCTCGGGTACGGTGCAGGAGTTGAACTTCCGCTCGAGCAAGAACGTTTGGGGATACTTCAGTGTGGCCGCGTCCGGTGGGCTGCACGAGTTTGCCGACTCACAGTTCGGGCACTGCTTCTCGTGGGGTGAAAATCGTCAGCAGGCTCGCGAAAATCTCGTGATCGCGCTGAAGGAACTTTCCATTCGGGGTGACTTCCGGACGACGGTGGAGTACCTGATCACGCTGCTCGAAACGAACAGCTTCCTGGACAACACGATCGACACGGCCTGGCTGGATGCGCTGATCGCCGAACGGGTGCAATCGGACAAGCCGGACATTATACTCGGTGTGGTGTGCGGTGCGCTGCACATTGCCGACCGCAAGGTAACGGATGCGTTTGCGAGCTTCAAAGGCTCGATGGAGAAGGGCCAAATTCAGGCGGCAAACACGCTCACGAACGTCGTCGACGTGGAGCTTATTGCGGAGGGCGTCCGGTACAAGGTGCAGGCCGCTAAGAGTGGCCCGAACACGTACTTCCTCGTTATGAACGGGTCCTTTAAGGAGGTGGAAGTGCATCGACTGTCGGATGGGGGCATGCTGCTGTCGCTCGAGGGTTCCAGCTACACGACGTACATGAAGGAAGAGGTCGACCGGTACCGTATCGTTATCGGCAACCAGACCTGCGTGTTCGAGAAGGAGAATGATCCGTCGCTGTTGCGCTCGCCGTCCGCTGGCAAGGTCATCAGCCTGCTGGTGGAGGACGGTGCGCACGTTTCCAAGGGTCAAGCGTTTGCCGAAATAGAGGTCATGAAGATGGTCATGACGTTGAAGGCGAACGAGGCAGGCACGGTCACGTTTTTGCGCCGTCCGGGTGCTGTGCTGGATGCGGGCACCCTGATCGGTCACCTCGAGCTGGACGATCCGTCGCTGGTCACGAAAGCCCAACCGTACAAGAATCCGTGGCCGATCAGCGAAAACGTGCAGATACCGGAAAAGCTGAACCGCATCCATTCGAGCTACAAGACCATTTTGGAAAACACGCTGGCCGGTTACTGTCTGCCGGATCCGTACAATGCGCCCCGCTTGCGGGAGATTATCGAGAAGTTTATGCTAAGCTTGCGCGATCCGTCACTGCCATTGCTCGAGCTGCAGGAGGTGATTGCCTCGATCTCGGGCCGCATTCCGCTGTCGGTGGAGAAGAAGATTCGCAAGATGATGCAGCTGTACGAGCGCAACATTACCAGCGTGCTGGCCCAGTTCCCGTCGCAGATGATCGCAAGCGTGATCGATAGCCACGCGGCCACGCTGCAGAAGCGTGCCGATCGTGACGTGTTCTTCCTGACGACGCAAGGCATCGTACAGCTGGTGCAGCGCTATCGCAACGGTATCCGGGGACGCATGAAGGCGGCCGTGCACGAGTTACTGAAGCAATATTATGCGGTTGAATCGCAGTTCCAGCATGGGCACTATGACAAGTGTGTGGCGGCTATTCGCGAGAAGCATAAGGACGATATGGACGTGGTGGTCGGGACGATCTTTTCACACAGCCAGGTAGCGAAGAAGAACCTGCTGGTAACGTTGCTGATCGACCATCTGTGGGCGAACGAGCCGGGTCTGACGGACGAGCTGGCGGCGACGCTCAGCGAGCTGACATCGCTGAACCGGGCGGAACATTCGCGGGTGGCGTTGCGCGCCCGGCAGGTGTTGATCGCTGCCCATCAGCCGGCGTACGAGCTGCGCCACAATCAGATGGAATCGATCTTCCTGTCCGCCGTCGACATGTACGGACACGACTTCCATCCGGAGAATCTGCAGCGCTTGATCCAGTCGGAAACGTCCATCTTTGATATTCTGCACGATTTCTTCTACCACTCGAACCGGGCGGTGTGCAATGCGGCGCTGGAGGTGTACGTGCGCCGTGCTTACACCTCGTACGAGCTGACCTGCCTGCAGCATCTGGAGCTATCCGGGGAGGTACCGCTGGTGCACTTTCAATTCCTACTGCCTACAGCACATCCAAATCGATACAA TTCGGAAGGAAACGATCCCGACGCTATTCCGGATTCGTTCATGCGCACCGGTTGCATGGCAGCGTTCGATTCGTTCGAGCACTTTAATCAATATTCGGATGAAATTCTGGACCTACTGGAGGACTATGCGTCCCCAGTGTTTGTCAATCCGAAAGTGCTGGAAGCGGTGGAGGGAGCCGATTCGGATCGTAGGATGAGCACCTCGATCAACGTTTCTATCTCCGATCAGGTGAACCGTGTCGTCGAGAACGAAAATGCCGCAC CTCGACCATCGGAAGCGATCCACATCCTGAGCATTGCTGTGCGGGACATGGGCGACATGGATGATCATCAGATGGAGCTAGTGTTTGGCTCGTTCTGCAATCAACATCGTGAGGAGCTGCTGAGCCGTCGCGTGAGACGAATTACGTTCGCCGCGTTGAAGAA GCGACAGTTCCCGAAGTTCTTCACCTACCGTGCGCGGGACCAGTTCGAGGAGGACCGTATCTATCGCCATCTCGAGCCAGCCTGTGCCTTCCAGCTCGAGTTGAATCGTATGAAAACGTACGATCTGGAAGCACTGCCAACCGCAAACCAAAAGATGCATCTCTACCTCGGCCGGGCCAAGGTACCGAAGGGTCAGGAGGTGACGGACTTCCGGTTCTTCATCCGTTCCATCATTCGCCATTCGGATCTGATTACGAAGGAAGCTTCGTTCGAATACCTACAAAACGAAGGTGAACGGGTGCTGCTGGAAGCGATGGACGAGCTGGAGGTGGCTTTCTCCCATCCGCAAGCCAAGCGCACGGACTGTAACCACATCTTCCTCAACTTTGTGCCGACCGTCATCATGGATCCGGCAAAGATCGAGGAGTCCGTTACGAAGATGGTAATGCGGTACGGACCGCGGCTGTGGAAGTTGCGTGTGCTGCAGGCGGAGCTGAAGATGGTTATTCGTCAAACGCCCCAatcgccgaccacctccgtgCGGTTGTGCATTGCGAACGATTCGGGCTACTTCCTCGACATCGCTATGTACACCGAAGTGACGGATCCGGAAACGCACGTTATTAAATTCCAAGCGTATGGAAACAGGCAGGGCCCACTGCACGGCCTCCCGATATCGTCTCCGTACATGACCAAAGATTTCCTGCAGCAGAAACGCTTCCAGGCGCAATCGAATGGAACGACGTACGTGTACGACATACCGGACATGTTCCGGCAGATGACGGAACGGCTGTGGAAGGAGTTTTCCAAAGCACGCCCGACCGAGGACATACGCATCCCGGAGAAGATTCTGCTCGAGTGCAACGAGCTGGTGCTGAACGGCGATACGCTCGAGGAGATCCAGCGGCTGCCGGGCGAGAACAATGTCGGTATGGTGGCGTGGCGTATCGTGCTGGCGACGCCGGAGTTTGCGACCGGTCGTGAGATTATCGTGATTGCCAACGATCTGACGTACCTGATCGGTTCGTTCGGCCCCCAGGAGGATCTGTTGTTCTGCAAGGCGTCGGAACTGTCCCGGCAGCGCAAGTGTCCCCGCATCTACATCTCGGTCAACAGTGGCGCCCGCATTGGGCTGGCGGAAGAGGTGAAATCACTGTTCAAGGTCGCGTGGGAAGATCCGGAGGAGCCGGAGAAGGGCTTCAAGTACCTGTACCTCACGACGGAAGACTACAGCAAGATAGCGAACAGCAACTCGGTCCGGGCGATCCTGATCGAGGATGAGGGTGAACCGCGGTACAAGATTACGGACATTATCGGCAAAACGGACGGGCTCGGGGTGGAGAACCTGCGGTACGCGGGTATGATCGCCGGCGAGACGTCCCGCGCGTACGAGGATGTGGTCACCATCTCGATGGTGACGTGCCGCACGATCGGCATCGGATCGTACCTCGTGCGGCTCGGGCAGCGTGTGATTCAGATCGAGAATTCGCACATCATCCTGACCGGCTTTGCCGCGCTGAACAAACTGCTCGGCCGCAAGGTGTACGCCTCGAACAATCAGCTCGGTGGCATACAGATCATGCACAACAACGGTGTCACGCACAAGACGGAAGCGCTCGATCTGGACGGCGTGTACAGGATACTGCACTGGCTGTCCTACATTCCGAATGCGCGCGGCGGCACCCTGCCGATCGTGTCGCCAAGCGATCCGATCGATCGGATGATCGATTTCACCCCGACCAAGGCACCGTACGATCCGCGCTGGATGCTAGCCGGCCGGTACAATCCTTCCAACCCGTCCGACTGGGAGACGGGCTTCTTCGATCGCGGCACGTTCGAGGAAATTATGGAACCGTGGGCCCAGACGGTGGTGGCGGGGCGGGCCAAGCTGGGCGGCATTCCGGTCGGTGTGATTGCGGTCGAGACGCGCACGGTCGAGGTGACGATACCGGCCGATCCGGCCAACCTGGACTCGGAAGCGAAAACATTCCAGCAAGCGGGGCAGGTTTGGTTCCCCGATTCGTCCTTCAAGACGGCCCAGGCGATAAAGGACTTTGGGCGGGAGGAGCTACCGCTGATCATCCTTGCCAATTGGCGTGGTTTCTCCGGTGGACAGAAAG ATATGTACGAGCAGATTGTAAAGTTCGGTGCGTACATTGTGGATGGGCTGCGAGAGTACAAGCAGCCAGTCATTGTCTACCTGCCACCGAATGCCGAGCTTCGGGGTGGTGCCTGGGCCGTGCTGGATCCTACCATCAACCCACGGTACATGGAAACGTACGCCGATCCGGAATCGCGTGCCGGTGTGCTGGAACCGGAAGGTATCGTGGAGGTGAAATACAAAGAGAAGGACATCGTGAAAACTATTCAACGCCTGGATGCAACAGTGGTGGAT CTTAAGAACCAATTAACCGCGGCGGGCGAAAACAAGGAGCTGGTCACGGAGTTGGAGAACAAAATCAAGGCACGAACGAACGCGCTGCTACAAAACTATCACCCGGTGGCGGTACACTTTGCCGACCTGCATGACACACCCGAGCGTATGCTGGAAAAGGGCTGCATTAGCGAGATTGTACCGTGGCGTAATTCGCGCAACTGGATCTACTGGCGGTTGCGCCGTTTGCTGCTGGAGGAACACTTCATTAAGCAGATTTTCGAAGCGCAGGATGATCTGTCGGTCGGGCAGGCAAAGTCGATGCTGCGCAGATGGTTCGTGGAGGATAAGGGAGCGACGGAG GGATACCTATGGGAGACAAACGAGTCGGCAGTGGAGTGGTTGGAGAATCAGAAGCGATCCGATTCCACCGTGTCCCGCAATATTTACTCAGTGAAACGTAGCGCAATAATCTCGCGGATTCGTCAGTCATTAAAT GACTTCCCGGAAGCAACGCTGGATGCGGTGGTTGGGCTCTGCGAGAAGCTGTCGCCCGCACAACGGGGCGAGGTGGTCAAAACGCTCGCCCAGCTAACGGACAGCAACGAGCACACAAGCCTCGGATGA